Below is a genomic region from Helicobacter pylori.
GCTTTTTTAGCTGAATTGACTCCAAGCCACCCCACTACAACCATTCTCACGGTGTTTTCTTTTAAGTGATCCCTGAGTTTAGTGAGCTCTTTTTGGCAATGCGGGCACATGGGATCAGAAACAATATAAAGGATTTTATCCTTATTTTTAGCGTTAGTAGAGGGCAACTCTATCGCATAATCAGCCGGTATTTCATTAAAAATAGCGTTCAATTTCGCGCTGTTTTGCTGGGTAGCGTTAAGGGCTTGGACTTTTTGATTGGTTTCTGCGACTAACTGCACATCTTCGCTTTTATTACTAAAAAAGATATTGCTAAGCCCTATGACTAAATTACCATCCTTACTCACTACAAGCGGAATATTGTATTTAGTGTCCGGATCTTCAATAACGACCATTTTTAAATCCTGGCTGGATTTTAAAGGTTTGATTTCTAAAATACGCACCTTTTTATTGGTTTGTTTTTCAATCACGCTCACTAAATTATCTTGCATCCGTTTGTCATTAGCTGAAACTGAATGTTTAGGGGCTGCCCCTAAGCCTACAAGAAGTAACGCGCTCAACACACTCGCTCTTAATATCATTAAAACTCCTAAAGTTCAATAGCCTAACCCTTACAATAAAAGGAATAAGCTTTTAATGGGTATAATACCATAAAAATCCCCTATTTTCATAAGGCTTAAAAAGGTTTAAAGATGATTATCATTCCTGCTAGATTAAAATCCAGTCGTTTTGAAAATAAAGCGCTAAAAGATATTTTTGGCTTGCCTATGGTAGTGCGTTGCGCTAAAAATGCGAATCTTGTAGATGAATGCGTAGTCGCTTGCGACGATGAAAGCATCATGCAAACATGCCAAAAATTCCGCATTAAAGCGGTGCTAACCTCCAAACACCACAATAGCGGCACAGAACGCTGTTTGGAAGCGGCGCGAATTTTAGGGTTAAAAAGCGATGAAAGGGTTTTAAACTTGCAAGGCGATGAGCCTTTTTTAGAAAAAGAAGTCATTTTAGCCTTATTAGAAGCCACCAAAAACACCCCTTTCATGGCGACTTGCGCTAAAGTCATTGATGAAGAGCGAGCCAAAAGCCCCAATTTAGTCAAAGTGGTTTTAGACAATCAAAATAACGCCTTGTATTTTTCGCGCTCCCTTATCCCTTTTTTACGAGATGCTAGTGCGAAACGCCAAACCCCCCTTTTAGGGCATATCGGTATTTATGGCTTCCACAATAAAGAAATATTAGAGGAATTGTGCGCTTTAAAACCTTGCGTTTTAGAGGAACTGGAAAAATTAGAGCAATTAAGGGCTTTGTATTATCAAAAAAAGATTGCAGTGAAAATCGTTCAAAGCCAAAGCGTAGGCATTGACACCAAAGAGGATTTAGAAAACGCTTTGAAAATTTTTAGCCCCAATCTCCTTGAGCGATAAATTTTAAAAAGCGCTCAAAGCATTTTCCACCATCAAAAACCTCTTTTTAAATCCAAAAAAAAGCAAAATTTCTTAATTTTTGCTCAATTTTATTAAAAATTCAATAAATTTATGGCACAATTTAAACGCATTGTAAATAAAGTTTCAATTTGATACGATTTTACAAATAAAACATTGCTTTAAGGAACATTTTATGAAAAAAACGATTTTACTTTCTCTTATGGCGTCATCGCTCCTTGCTGAAGATGACGGCGTTTTTATGAGCGTGGGCTATCAAATCGGCGAAGCCGCTCAAATGGTGAAAAACACCGGTGAAATCCAAAAAGTCTCCAACGCTTACGAAAATTTAAACAATCTTTTAACCCGCTATAACGAACTCAAACAAACGGCCTCTAGCACTGATTCAAGCACCACTCAAGCGATTGATAATCTAAAAGAGAGTGCTAGCCGATTAAAAACGACCCCTAATAGCGCTAATCAAGCCGTGTCCTCAGCGCTCAGCTCTGCGGTGGGTATGTGGCAAGTGATAGCCTCTAATTTAGCCAGTGGCACGCTACCCACTGATAAATACAACCAAATCAATGCGATTTCTCAATTGCTCCAAAACACCTTAAATAAAAACAATAAACTCACGATTGGAAATGACTACGAATATCTTTAACTCAAGCTAGCACCATTATTAGCACCCTTCAAAGCCAATGCCCAGGGATAGACGGAGGCAATGGCAAACCATGGGGCATTAATGCAAGCGGGAACGCATGCAATATTTTTGGCAACACCTTTAGCGCCATAAACAACATGATTGCTAGCGCTAAAGAAGCCGCCGCTCAATCCCGAAGAACTAATCCAGAAAATCCAAACCAGCAAAACGCATTCAACAACGCTGATTTCACTAAAAACCTTAATCAAGTATCAAGCGTTATTAATGACACTATCTCTTACCTCAAAGGGGACAATTTAGAAACCATCTATAACACCCTTCAAAAAACGCCCGGTTCTAAAGGGTTTCAAGGTTTGGTGAGCCGGTCTAGCTATAGTTATTCCCTCAACGAAACTAAATATTCCCAATTCCAAACCACCACCAAAGAGTTTGGCCATAACCCCTTTAGAAGCGTGGGTTTAATCAATTCTCAAAGCAATAACGGAGCGATGAATGGCGTGGGCGTGCAATTAGGCTATAAGCAATTCTTTGGGAAAAATAAATTTTTTGGGATCCGGTATTACGCCTTTTTTGATTACAACCATGCCTATATCAAATCCAACTTTTTCAACTCCGCTTCTAATGTTTTCACTTATGGTGCAGGCAGCGATCTTTTATTGAATTTCATCAATGGCGGATCCGATAAAAACCGCAAAATTTCTTTTGGCATTTTTGGAGGCATCGCTCTGGCAGGCACGACATGGCTTAATTCGCAATTTGTGAATTTAAAAACCACCACTAGCATCTACAACGCTAAAATCAACAACACCAATTTCCAATTCTTATTCAATACCGGTTTAAGGCTTCAAGGGATTCACCATGGCGTTGAATTAGGAGTGAAAATCCCCACCATCAACACGAATTACTATTCTTTCATGGGCGCTAAATTAGCATACCGAAGACTTTATAGCGTGTATTTCAATTATGTTTTGGCTTATTGATATTGAATCGGTTCTCATTACTGAGGACAAAGCCAATTTTTTGGCTCTCTTTTTGGCTTTCAATGAATAACGGCACCATTTTACTTGACTTTTTACAAAAAACACACTAAAATTTCTCTGTATTTTTTGAGCGAAATTCCAGATTAGCTCAGCGGTAGAGTAGGCGGCTGTTAACCGCTTGGTCGTAGGTTCGAATCCTACATCTGGAGCCATACTTTTAACTCATCTTTTTTTATAGCAAAATTCACGCAATCCCTTCAGATTTGATCCATAACACATTGACTAAAACCCCCACCACAACCCCTATCGCTAAATTATGCGTGTATAAAACCACCGCCACGACTAAGAGCATGTTGAGCGTGTCATAGAGCTTGATTTTTTTAATGTTAATAATGGATTGGAAATTAAAAGTGGTGAAAGAAATCATCACCATCACCGCCACAACCGCCACAATGGGGATCTTAACCACATATTCATTAAACACTAATATCAGCACCATTAAAGAAAAGCCGGCAAAAAAAGTAGAAAGCCTTGTTTTAGCCCCGGATTTTGCGTTGATGATAGACTGCCCCACCAAAGCGCACCCTGTCATTCCCCCCAAAAGCCCTGAGATGATATTCCCCAAGCCTTGCGCTTTAGTTTCTTTATTTTTATCGCTCACGCCGTCTTTTAAAATCACATCTAAAGTTTTAGCGGTCAATAAACTTTCTATCGCGCCTACTAGCGCTAAAGAAAGAGCGTAAGGCAACAACTCTATCAAAATTTTAAAATCCAAATTTTTTGGGATAATGATGAAATGAAAGCCTGAAACCCCTTGCTCAATGCTCCCCAAATTCGGCGCATGCATATCAAAAATTAAAGCGATCGCGCTCACTGCAAGGATACAAATCAGATTAGAGGGGATTTTTTTAGTGATTAAGGGGAAGAGGTAAATGATCAATATCCCAATAGCGAGTAAGACAAACACCCCTAAATTTTGGTTTTGAAGGAATTTGAATTGCTCCATTAAAAGCAAAATGCCTAGCGCGTTCACAAAGCCATACATCACTGATTGGGGGATAAACCTCAAAAGATTCCCTACTTTCAAATAACCTAAAAGAATTTGCAACACCCCTGCCATAAGAGTCGCCACGCCCGCGTATTCAAGCCCATAATTTTTAACCACACCCACTAAAATGAGCGCCACTGAGCCGGCCGCTGCGCTAATCATCGCCTTTCTAGCCCCAAAAAGAGACAACACAAAAGCCATGTAAAAGGTCGTATAAAACGCCACGCCCACATCTAAACCCACCATGATCGCAAAGCCGGCCGTCTCTGGGATCACAGAAAGCCCCACCACAAAACCAGACAACAAATCTTTTTGAATGTTGCTCAACCATTCTTTTTGTATCTTTTCAAACATGCCTTTCTTTCTCATTAGAATGGCTTGATTATAAGATTTAAAAACCAATTTCAAACCAGATAAAATCCCTTTTCTTAAATCAAGCTCTATGATATTTTATTGTAAAAAATACTTAAAATTGTTTTTTTTTTTTTCAAAATATAAATTTTAAGCTAAAAATAAGCATTTTATGGTAAAATGGCGAAATTTCATAAACATGGCTATCATGGGAATGTGAAACTAACAAAAATCTATCAAAAGGAGTAAAACATGAAAAAATCCCTCTTTCTCTCTCTTTCTCTCATGGCTTCACTATCAATGGCTGAAGATGACGGATTTTACATGAGCGTGGGCTATCAGATCGGTGAAGCGGTTCAAAAAGTGAAAAACACAGGAGCACTACAAAATCTTGCGGACAGATACGATAACTTAAACAACCTTTTAAACCAATACAATTACTTAAATTCCTTAGTCAATCTAGCCAGCACACCGAGTGCGATTACCGGTGCGATTGACAATCTAAGCTCAAGCGCAATCAATCTCACTAGCGCTACCACCACTTCTCCGGCCTATCAAGCTGTGGCTTTAGCGCTCAATGCCGCTGTGGGCATGTGGCAAGTCATAGCCCTTTTTATTGGCTGTGGCCCTGGCCCTACCAACAATCAAAGCTACCAATCGTTTGGTAACACACCAGCCCTTAAGGGGACAACCACCACTTGTAATCAAGCGTATGGGACAGGTCCCAATGGCATTCTATCCATTGACGAATACCAAAAACTCAACCAAGCTTATCAAATTATCCAAACCGCTTTAAACCAAAACCAAGGAGGCGGAATGCCTGCCTTGAATGACACCACCAAAACAGGGGTAGTCAACATACAACAAACCAATTATAGGACCACTACACAAAACAATATCATAGAGCATTATTATACAGAGAATGGGAAAGAGATCCCAACCTCTTATTCAGGCGGATCAGCATTCTCGCCTACGATACAATTGAAATACAACAATGACGCTGAAACCTTATTGCAACAAGCCGCTACTATCATGCAAGTCCTCACCACTCAAAACCCGCATGTGCAAACGAGCAATGGCGGTAAAGCATGGGGGTTGAGTTCTACGCCTGGGAATGTGATGGATATTTTTGGCCCTTCTTTTAACGCTATTAACGAGATGATTAAAAACGCTCAAGCCGTTTTAGAAAAAACCAAACAGCTTAACGCTAATGAAAATACCCAAATCACACAACCAGACAATTTCAACCCCTACACTTCCAAAGACAAAATCTTCGCTCAAGAAATGCTCAACAGAGCGAACGCTCAAGCAGAGATTTTAAATTTAGCCCAACAAGTTGCGAATAATTTCCACAGCATCCAAGGGCCTATCCAAGGGGATTTGGAAGAATGTAAAGCAGGATCGGCTGGTGTGATCACCAATAACACTTGGGGTTCAGGCTGCGCGTTTGTGAAGGAAACTTTAAACTCTTTGGAGCAACACACCGCTTATTATGGCAATCAGGTCAATCAAGAGAAAGCTTTGGCTCAAACCATTTTGAATTTTAAAGAAGCCCTTAACACCCTGAATAAAGACTCTACAGCGATTAATAATGGTATCTCTCACTTGCCTAATGCTAAGTCTCTTCAAAACATGACGCATTCCACTCAAAACCCTAATTCCCCAGAAGGTCTGCTCACTTATTCTTTGGATACCAACAAATACAACCAGCTCCAAACCATCACGCAAGAATTAGGCAAAAACCCCTTTAGGCGCATCGGCGTGATTGACTATCAAAACAATAACGGCGCAATGAACGGGATCGGCGTGCAAGTGGGCTATAAGCAATTCTTTGGCAAAAAAAGGAATTGGGGGTTAAGGTATTATGGTTTCTTTGATTATAACCATGCTTATATCAAATCTAATTTTTTTAACTCGGCTTCTGATGTGTGGACTTATGGGGTGGGTATGGACGCTCTTTATAACTTCATTAACGATAAAAACACCAACTTTTTAGGCAAAAATAACAAACTCTCTGTGGGGCTTTTTGGTGGCTTTGCGCTAGCCGGGACTTCGTGGCTTAATTCTGAATTCGTGAATTTGAACATGGTGGGCAATATCTATAGCGCTAAGATGAATGTGGCTAATTTCCAATTTTTATTCAATCTAGGCTTGAGAATGAACCTCGCTAGGCCTAAGAAAAAAGACAGCGATCATGCCGCTCAGCATGGCATTGAACTAGGTTTTAAAATCCCTACGATCAACACCAACTATTATTCTTTCATGGGCGCCAAACTAGAATACAGAAGGATGTATAGCCTTTTTCTCAATTATGTGTTTGCTTATTAAAAACCCTCTTTAAAAAAGGGGTTTGTTTAAAAACGCTTGAAAGCCTTTTTAAATTAAGCAGTAAAGAGCCTAGATAATCTCTTGCAACCGCTCTCAAGCGATAAAATTAAAGTAATCAAAACCCTATTTTTGCAATCATTAAAGAAAATTTTTTAAAGATTGTCACTCTTTTTTGATAAAGTAATCATTTAAAATTTAGGGAGTTTTTTATGGAAGAATCAACAGCGTTTATTTTGGCTCTTGTGGGGCTATTCACTGGCATTACCGCCGGGTTTTTTGGTATTGGTGGGGGGGAGATTGTCGTCCCTAGTGCGATTTTTGCCCATTTTAGCTATAGCCAAGCGGTGGGTATTTCGCTCATGCAAATGCTTTTTTCTTCAGTGGTCGGCTCTATCATCAATTACAAAAAGGGCTTATTGGATTTGAGAGAAGGCTCATTTGCCGCGCTTGGAGGGCTAATGGGGGCGATTTTAGGGAGCTTTATTTTAAAGATCATTAACGATAAAATTTTAATGACTATATTTGTGGTGGTGGTGTGCTACACCTTTATCAAATACGCTTTTTCTAGCAACAAGAAACCAGAGCATTTTGAAGAAATGCATTTTGATTTGCATGCGAATAACAAAACGCCCGAAAAAAAGCGCCCAATCCCCTTTGTGTCTATGGATAGAACGCATGGGGTTTTGATGCTCGCCGGTTTTGTTACCGGCATTTTTTCTATCCCGCTAGGCATGGGTGGAGGGATTTTAATGGTGCCGTTTTTGGGCTATTTTTTGAAATACGATTCTAAAAAAATCGTGCCTTTGGGGCTATTTTTTGTGGTGTTCGCTTCTTTATCCGGGGTCATTTCTCTTTATAACGGGAAGGTTCTTGATGATATAAGCGTTCAAGCGGGGGTGATTACCGGTATTGGAGCGTTTTTAGGGGTGGGCATTGGCATCAAGCTCATTGCTTTGGCTAATGAAAAGGTGCATAAAATCCTGTTGCTCCTCATTTATGCTTTAAGCATTTTAGCGACTTTACACAAGCTCATTATGGGTTAAAAATTTAAAAATAAATCAAGGGCATTTTTAAAATTAATATCAAAAAGCTTTCTAAGAGCAAGCGATAACCTCTAAAAAAGCGCTTCTTTAGGGTTAGGGGGGTTTAGTTTGGGGGTTGTAATGGGATAACCCCCTACCCCCTTAAAAAATAAGTTTGAAACAAAAAATAAAATTAAAAATCCCATTTTTAAAAAAATAAAAAGTTTTAGTTATCTTTATTTGATGAGAACAGAGTCAAAAAATACATTTTTTAAATGACTTCTTTTAAGAAATAAAATATTTTATAGGGGTTGTTTTTTTTGAATAAGAATAGTTAAAAAACAATCAGTTAAGGTGATTTTTAGCGTTTTTAAGATAACCCATAAGAACAACCCAAACGCTTAAACCCCCTATTTTAACCCCCCCTTAAGAGAGCTTAGTCATTACCCCTTAATGCGTTTTTTTATCCTGGATGTATTTTTTCAATTCACCCCTTTTGATATAAGGGATAAACTCGCCATAACCCTCTTTTTCCATGTCTTTTAAGGGGATAAACCTTAAAGCCGCGCTGTTGATGCAATACCTTA
It encodes:
- the dsbK gene encoding protein disulfide-isomerase DsbK, whose product is MILRASVLSALLLVGLGAAPKHSVSANDKRMQDNLVSVIEKQTNKKVRILEIKPLKSSQDLKMVVIEDPDTKYNIPLVVSKDGNLVIGLSNIFFSNKSEDVQLVAETNQKVQALNATQQNSAKLNAIFNEIPADYAIELPSTNAKNKDKILYIVSDPMCPHCQKELTKLRDHLKENTVRMVVVGWLGVNSAKKAALIQEEMAKARARGASVEDKISILEKIYSTQYDINAQKEPEDLRTKVENTTKEIFESGVIKGVPFLYHYKA
- the kdsB gene encoding 3-deoxy-manno-octulosonate cytidylyltransferase, producing MIIIPARLKSSRFENKALKDIFGLPMVVRCAKNANLVDECVVACDDESIMQTCQKFRIKAVLTSKHHNSGTERCLEAARILGLKSDERVLNLQGDEPFLEKEVILALLEATKNTPFMATCAKVIDEERAKSPNLVKVVLDNQNNALYFSRSLIPFLRDASAKRQTPLLGHIGIYGFHNKEILEELCALKPCVLEELEKLEQLRALYYQKKIAVKIVQSQSVGIDTKEDLENALKIFSPNLLER
- a CDS encoding SulP family inorganic anion transporter, which gives rise to MFEKIQKEWLSNIQKDLLSGFVVGLSVIPETAGFAIMVGLDVGVAFYTTFYMAFVLSLFGARKAMISAAAGSVALILVGVVKNYGLEYAGVATLMAGVLQILLGYLKVGNLLRFIPQSVMYGFVNALGILLLMEQFKFLQNQNLGVFVLLAIGILIIYLFPLITKKIPSNLICILAVSAIALIFDMHAPNLGSIEQGVSGFHFIIIPKNLDFKILIELLPYALSLALVGAIESLLTAKTLDVILKDGVSDKNKETKAQGLGNIISGLLGGMTGCALVGQSIINAKSGAKTRLSTFFAGFSLMVLILVFNEYVVKIPIVAVVAVMVMISFTTFNFQSIINIKKIKLYDTLNMLLVVAVVLYTHNLAIGVVVGVLVNVLWIKSEGIA
- the hopM gene encoding Hop family outer membrane protein HopM/HopN, with the protein product MKKSLFLSLSLMASLSMAEDDGFYMSVGYQIGEAVQKVKNTGALQNLADRYDNLNNLLNQYNYLNSLVNLASTPSAITGAIDNLSSSAINLTSATTTSPAYQAVALALNAAVGMWQVIALFIGCGPGPTNNQSYQSFGNTPALKGTTTTCNQAYGTGPNGILSIDEYQKLNQAYQIIQTALNQNQGGGMPALNDTTKTGVVNIQQTNYRTTTQNNIIEHYYTENGKEIPTSYSGGSAFSPTIQLKYNNDAETLLQQAATIMQVLTTQNPHVQTSNGGKAWGLSSTPGNVMDIFGPSFNAINEMIKNAQAVLEKTKQLNANENTQITQPDNFNPYTSKDKIFAQEMLNRANAQAEILNLAQQVANNFHSIQGPIQGDLEECKAGSAGVITNNTWGSGCAFVKETLNSLEQHTAYYGNQVNQEKALAQTILNFKEALNTLNKDSTAINNGISHLPNAKSLQNMTHSTQNPNSPEGLLTYSLDTNKYNQLQTITQELGKNPFRRIGVIDYQNNNGAMNGIGVQVGYKQFFGKKRNWGLRYYGFFDYNHAYIKSNFFNSASDVWTYGVGMDALYNFINDKNTNFLGKNNKLSVGLFGGFALAGTSWLNSEFVNLNMVGNIYSAKMNVANFQFLFNLGLRMNLARPKKKDSDHAAQHGIELGFKIPTINTNYYSFMGAKLEYRRMYSLFLNYVFAY
- a CDS encoding sulfite exporter TauE/SafE family protein, whose product is MEESTAFILALVGLFTGITAGFFGIGGGEIVVPSAIFAHFSYSQAVGISLMQMLFSSVVGSIINYKKGLLDLREGSFAALGGLMGAILGSFILKIINDKILMTIFVVVVCYTFIKYAFSSNKKPEHFEEMHFDLHANNKTPEKKRPIPFVSMDRTHGVLMLAGFVTGIFSIPLGMGGGILMVPFLGYFLKYDSKKIVPLGLFFVVFASLSGVISLYNGKVLDDISVQAGVITGIGAFLGVGIGIKLIALANEKVHKILLLLIYALSILATLHKLIMG